The following proteins come from a genomic window of Pyxidicoccus sp. MSG2:
- the rbfA gene encoding 30S ribosome-binding factor RbfA: MTTHSRPERVGQEIQAAIGDLLARGMLRDPRIGYITITGVKVSPDLRVAKVFYSMIGTEQERADTQKGLEAAKGFVRREVTSTVNLRVSPEIFFSFDESVGEGDKIDRLLREVRNKEGW, encoded by the coding sequence ATGACGACGCATTCCCGACCGGAGCGCGTGGGACAGGAAATCCAGGCGGCCATCGGCGACCTGCTCGCCCGGGGCATGCTGAGGGACCCGCGCATCGGCTACATCACGATTACGGGCGTGAAGGTCTCTCCGGACCTTCGCGTGGCCAAGGTCTTCTATTCGATGATTGGCACCGAGCAGGAGCGTGCTGACACGCAGAAGGGGCTGGAGGCCGCCAAGGGCTTCGTGCGCCGCGAGGTGACGTCCACCGTCAACCTGCGCGTGTCGCCCGAAATCTTCTTCTCCTTCGACGAGTCCGTGGGAGAGGGAGACAAGATTGACCG